The sequence ACGTTCGGGGTGAACGACCGTGCACAGCTGGCCGAGGTCGGTCGCCTGCTCAACCAGCGCATCGTGCGCCGCTGGCAGCTCGAGGGCGTCACCGTCATCGACCCGGCCACCACCTGGATCGACGACGACGCGAAGCTCTCGCCCGACGTCACCCTCCTGCCGAACACCCACATCCTGGGTGCCACGGTCATCGCCTCCGGCGCCGTGATCGGACCGGATACGACCCTCGTCGACTGCGAGGTCGGCGAGGATGCGACGGTCCGTCGCACCGACGCCACCCTCGCCGTGATCGGCGCGGAGGCCACGGTCGGCCCGTTCTCGTTCCTCCGCGCGGGCACGGTCCTCGGCGCCAAGGGCAAGATCGGCGCCTACGTCGAGACGAAGAACGCCGAGATCGGCGAGGGCAGCAAGGTCCCGCACCTCTCCTACGTCGGCGACGCGACGATCGGCCGCGGCGTCAACCTCGGCGCGAGCACCATCACGGCGAACTACGACGACGTGAACAAGCACCGCACCGAGATCGGCGACGAGGTGCACACCGGCTCGCACACGGTGCTCGTCGCGCCCGTTAGGCTGGGGGCTGGCGCGAAGACCGGCGCCGGCGCGGTCGTCCGCAAGGATGTCCCGGCCGGAGCACTGGCCATGACCGTCGCACCCCAGCGCAACATCGAAGGCTGGGTCGCGAAGAACAGAGCAGGCACGGGCGCGGCGGATGCTGCGTCTCGCGAGAATTCGGCGGAATAGGCGGAGCATGGCGCGCAAGAAGAAGACGGTCGATCTGGATCGCGACAACGGCGTGGCTCCCGGCATCATCGCGAAGACGAAGAAGCGACTCGTCGTCGCCGGAGGGCGTTCGCACCCCGAGCTCACGGCGGCCGTCGCCGAGGCGCTCGGCACCGAGATCGCCCCGGTCGAGCACCGCACGTTCGCCTCCGGTGAGATCTACGCCCGCTTCGAGGTCTCGATCCGCGGTGTCGATCTCTTCCTGATCCAGACGTTCGGCGAGCCGGTCAACGAGTGGCTCATGGAGACGCTCATCATGATCGATGCCGCCAAGCGCGCATCGGCCAAGCGCATCACGGTCGTCGCTCCCTACTATCCGTATTCGCGTCAGGACAAGAAGGGCCGCGGTCGCGAGCCGATCAGCGCCCGCCTCGTCGCCGACCTGCTGAAGACCGCCGGTGCCGATCGCGTCATGAGCGTCGACCTGCACGCGGCGCAGATCCAGGGCTTCTTCGACGGCCCGGTCGACCACCTCTTCGCCAAGCCGGTGCTGCTGGACTACTTCGAGCGCACGCTCTCGCCGGCGGACCGTGAGATCCTCACGGTGGTCTCCCCGGACATGGGTCGTGTACGCGTCGCCGACACCTGGTCGGACAGCCTCGGTGCCCCGCTCGCCATCATCCACAAGCGTCGTGACCCGAAGGTGGCCAACCAGGTCTCGGTGCACGAGATCGTCGGCACCGTCGAGGGGCGCACCTGCCTCCTCGTCGACGACATGATCGACACCGGTGGCACGATCGTCAAGGCGGCCCAGGCGCTCAAGGCGGCCGGGGCGCACCGTGTGATCGTCGCGGCGACCCATGCGATCTTCAGCGACCCGGCATCCGATCGTCTGCAGGACTCGTCGATCGACGAGGTCGTCATCACCGACACGATCCCGCTCACCGAGTCGCGTCGCTGGGACAACCTCACGATCCTCCCGATCGCGCCGCTGCTCGCCCGCGCCATCCACGAGGTCTTCGAAGACGGCTCCGTGACGAGCATGTTCGGTGGCGACGCATAACGCATCGTCACGGCACAGCCCGCGCATAGACGCGGTGCTTACGGTCGAAGGGTCGACGAACCCGTCGAACGACACCGCGCCGGGAGGACCAGCATGATCCGCACGACCGTACCGACCTCTGTCCGCAAGGGTTCCGCCATCCTCGGGATCGCGGGCCTGTTCGTCCTCGCCGGGTGCTCCGGCACCGCCGACGCGGGCGACACCCCGAACGACACCGGCAGTACGCCCGACGCCGGCTCCTCGGAGTCCTCGGGCGGCGACGCGACCGCCACCTACGCAGACGGCACCTACACGGCCGACGGTTCGTACCAGACACCCGAGACGGTCGAGCAGATCTCCGTCACGCTGACCCTCGCCGACGGCGTCGTGACCGACGTCGAGGTCACGGGCGACCCGCAGGCACCTGAGACCGAGCAGTACCAGGGCCAGTTCATCGACGGCATCGCGGACGAGGTCGAGGGCAAGTCGATCGACGAGCTGAACGTCAGCCGGGTCGCCGGCTCGTCGCTCACCAGCGGCGGCTTCAACGACGCGGTCGAGTCGATCAAGGAGCAGGCGGCCTCCTAGGCGCCTGAGGCCGCATGGCGAGCTGGCGCTTCGAGGCGATCGGAACGCGCTGGGAGATCGAGACCACGGATCCGCTCGCGGACCCGGCGCGTGCGGCGGTCGACGCCGAGATCGAGCGCTTCGACCGCGAGTGGTCCCGATTCCGTGACGACTCCGCGGTGACGCGGCTGGGACGGGAGGGCGGCTCGTTCGCCTCACCGGACGCCGCTCCGATGCTCGACGCCTACCGCGAGCTCTCGGCGGCGACGGGCGGCGCGGTCAACCCGCTCGTGGCGGCGAGTCTCGAAGCCCTGGGGTACGACGCGGGCTATTCGCTCGTCGGCGGAGGCGCCGTGCGCGCTCCGGACGCCTGGCAGGCGCAGGTGTCCTGGACGACGGCCGGGGTCGCGGCATCCGCACCCGCGCTCCTCGACGTCGGCGCCCTGGGCAAGGGCCGACTGGTCGACCTGGTGATGGACCTGCTCGGAGACGTGCCGGGCGATGTGGTGGTCGATGCCGGCGGCGACATCCGGGTGCGGGGCGCCGGTGTGCGCATCGGGCTGGAGCATCCGTACGACGCGACGAAGGCGATCGGTGTCGTCGAGGTGCGCGACCGGGCGCTGTGCGCCTCCGCCGTCAACCGTCGTGCGTGGGGGAACGGGCTGCACCACGTGCTCGACGCCCGCACGGGGCTTCCGGTGCGCACCTGGGCGGCGACCTGGGCACTGGCTCCCGACGCGATGACGGCGGATGCCGTCTCGACCGCGCTGTTCTTCGACGGCGGACCGGAGCTCGCCGGCGCCTGGGGCGTGGAATGGGTGCGGATGAGCACCGACGGCCGGGTGCAGCACTCGCCGGGATGCCCCGCGGAACTGTTCATCGCGGGGGCGAACACGCGCCCCGCGGCGCCGAACTAGGGAAGAGTGGAGAACGTGATCACCTCATTCGCCGCCGCACGCCAGCGGGTCCTCGCGGTCCTGGGCTCGCTGTCGATGTATCGCCTCGTGCTGTTCGCCCTGATCGCCCTGGCGGTGATCGCGTTCGTGCTCTCGCTGCTCGGCGTGATCGTCTCGCCCACGCCGCTCGAGATGCTGGCGTCGTTCCTGGTGCTCGCGATCGTGATCTCGGCCGTCGACGCCGCGGCCCAGCGCATACTCCGACTCCCGTGGCGTATCGAATCCTCCCTCGTCACGGCCCTCATCCTCCTGTTCGTGCTCCGCCCCGGCGTCGAGCTCGGCGCGCTCCTCGGGCTCGCCCTCGCCGGAGCCGTCGCGAGCGTGTCGAAGTACCTGATCGCATGGCGCGGTCGGCACATCTTCAACCCGGCGGCGTTCGGTGCGGCCGTCGTCTCGATCCTCGGGGCTTTCGGGGCGTTCGAGTGGCTGGGCACCTCGTCGTCCTGGTGGGTCGGGACTCCGGTGCTGACGATCCCCGTGCTCCTCCTCGGCCTCGCGGTGCTGTGGCGCACCGAGAAGGTGCGGGTGGTGCTGGTGTTCGTGCTGGTCGCCGTCGCCACCTCGGTCGTGCGCCAGGCCGTGCAGGCCGTGCAGTTCGACATCGGCTTCGACGTGCTCACCGCGCTGCAGTTCGCGGTGCTGCAGTCGCCGTTCCTGTTCCTCGGGGCGTTCATGCTCTCCGAGCCGCTCACGCTTCCGCCGCGTCGCCGCCAGCAGCTCGTGGTGGCCGTCGTGGTGGGTCTGCTCGCCGGATGGCCGATCTCGGTCGCCGGCCTGTTCACGCTCGGCCAGGAGCGGGCGCTGCTGATCGGAAACCTGGTGGCCTTCGCGTTCGCGCTGCGGGGGTCGGTGCGACTCGTGCTCGAGCGTCGCGAGTTCATCACCCCGACCGCGCAGGAGCTGACGTTCCGGGCCAAGGGGCGGGTCCGGTTCCTGCCGGGGCAGTACCTCGAGCTCGACGTCCCGCATCACCGCCCCGACGCGCGCGGCACCCGTCGCGAGTTCAGCATCGTGTCGGCGCCGGCCGACCTGCCCACGTTGCGCATCGCCTACAAGAACGGCGACCAGAAGCATCCGTCGAGCTACAAGCGGGCTCTCGCCGCGGCCGAGCCGGGCGCGACGTTCGCGGTCACGGGCACCTGGGGTGACTTCATCCTGCCGCGCAGCGATCACCCGGTGCTGATGGTCGCCGCGGGCATCGGCGTCACGCCGTTCGTGTCCCAGCTGCGTCAGCTCCAGGCCGTGGGCCAGCAGCGCGACGTGGTGCTCGTGTACGTGGCGTCCGAGGCTTCCGAGCTCGCCTTCCGTGATGAGCTCGCCGCGACGGGCGTGCGCACGGTCGTGTTCACCCGAGACGAGCCGCTCGACCTGCCCGCGCACTGGACCTGGGCGCAGGGAGCACGACTGGACGCCGAGACGCTGGAGCGCACCGTCCCCGACCTCGGCACCCGCCACGCGTTCATCTCCGGACCCCCGCGCCTGATCGCCGATCTCGCCCCCGCACTGCAGAAGGCCCGCGCCCTCACGACCGACGCCTTCGCCGGCTACTGATCCGGCTCACGGCCGGCCGGCCGGTACACCCGTCGGGAGAACGGACGGATGTCGGACGACTCGCCGCGAGGCGTCCCGACATCTGTGCATCCTGCCGACGAGTGCACGGCGCATCCACTTCTGCACATCCCGCATCCGCTTCGGATCGGCCCACAACGGGCGGAATCGATCTCTATCAGCCGTCTCGGGGCATCAGGATCGGTGGATGCTCAGCGCTCTATCCGTGACAGACCTGCATGGCGGCGTCGTGCGGGGCACACTGCTCCAGAAGTACGGAATCGACCGTCGGATGCGCGCGGATGCGGTTCATGCCGGCGCCCTGATCCGTGTGAGGACAGGAGTGTTCGCCGGGCCGAACGCAGACACGACCGTCGTTGAGGCTGCCGCGCACGGCGGGGCCCTCACCTGCGCGCACGCGTTGCGCCTGTATGGCGTCTGGGCACTCGACCCCGGCGGCCCCGTTCACGTCTGGCTGGGGGCGAAGGGCCGCACCCATCACGAGACGTGCGAGTGCGTCGCGCACTTTGACGCGGGGCACGCCGGGGTGGGGCTTGCCCCATTGGAGGAAGTACTCATCCACGTCTACCGTTGCGGCGGAGACGAGGCGTTCTTCGCTGCTGTCGAGTCCGCACTGGTGCAACAGAAGATCACCGGTGCGGCACTGCGCCGCATCCGCCGCCGCCTACCGGCCCGCGCGCACTGGTTGATCGACCTGGCGCGATCGGATGCCGACAGCGGCCTCGAGTCACTGCTCCGGCTGCGCTTGCACCTGCACGGCATCAGCCTGGACTGCCAGGTGACCATCCCGTCCGTCGGGAGAGTGGATTTCGTGCTCGACGGAAGTCTGATCCTCGAGGCCGATGGGAAGGGCAACCATGACGGCCCCGCGCATCGCCACCGTGATCTCGTGAGGGATGCCGCGGCGTCGGCTCTCGGATACGAGACGCTGAGGTTCGATTACGCCCAGATCGTCCACGCCTGGCCCTCAGTCGAGACGGCCGTACTCGCCGCCATCGTACGTCTGCGTGCCCGTCACTGAGGTCTTCGAGGTCAGGCGTGTGCGTCTGTCGGGAGAATGTACGCATGTCGGACGAATCGCCGTGAGATGCCCCGACGGTCGTGCATCCTCCCGACATGTGTACGCCGACCAGGAGCGCGGCGGGCAGGATCTCCGCAGAGAGGCCGGCTTTCAGGCCTCGGACGCGTCGTCTTCGGCGGCAGCGGCCGCAGGGTTGACCGGGATGCGTACGGTGAAGGTCGTGTCGCCGGGCTCGCTGGCCACGGAGATCGTTCCGTGGTGGCCCTCGACGATGGCCTTGACGATCGCGAGGCCCAGTCCGGTTCCCCCGGTCTGGCGAGCCCGGGAGCTGTCGCCGCGGGCGAAGCGTGCGAAGAGCTCCTCGCGGATGGCGGGGTCGATGCCGGGGCCGTCGTCGTGCACGCGCAGCACGGCGTCCGCGTCCTCTCGTGCGACGCTCAGGGTGATCCTGGTGCCGGCCGGCGTGTGCGTCCGGGCGTTCGCGAGGAGGTTCGCGACGACCTGATGCATCCGTCCGGCATCGCCGACGACGGTGACGGGCTCGTCCGGCACCTCGATGCTCCAGTGGTGGTCGGTGGCCGTCGGCCGCGCATCCGAGAGTCCCTCGAGCGCCAGCTGGGTGAGGTCGACCGTGCCGTAGACCAGCTCCTGCCCCTCGTCGAGCCGTGCCAGCAGAAGCAGGTCCTCGACGAGACGGGTCATCCGCAGGGACTGCGCCTGGATGCGCTCGAGCGAGGAGGTCGTGCCCTCGATGACCTCCGGACCCTGCTCCGCGGCCGGACGCTGATGCAGCGCGCGCAGCGACAGCTCCGAGTACCCCCGGATGGAGGCGAGCGGGGTGCGCAGCTCGTGACTCGCGTCGGCGACGAAGCGGCGCATCCGCTCCTCGTTCTTCTGCCGCGAGGCCAGCGAGGTGTTGACGTGATCGAGGAGCTTGTTCAGGGAAGCCCCGACGAGACCGGTCTCGGTGCGCGGATCGGCTTCGGATGCCGGTACCCGCTCGGTGATCGTGACCTCGCCTCGATCGAGCTGCTGGTTCGCGACCCTGGTCGCGGTGACCGCGACGGCGCGGAGCGGGCGCAGGCTCACCCGGATGGTGATCGCGGTGGTCAGCGCCAGCAGGATCAGACCGCCGATGGTGGCGAGGGCGATCACGGTGAGCAGCTGCGTGAGCTGGCTCTGGATCTCGTCGCGGGGGAGCCCGGTGATCACGACGACGCCGTTGGTCGCGGGCAGCGCCATTATCCGGTACGAGCCGAGATCGCTGAGGGACACGGTGGCGACGGACGTGCCCTTCAGTGCCAGTGCGATCTCCGCCAGCTGCGTGCTGCTGAGTGACTCCAGGGATCCGGTGAGTTCCTCTCCCGACGAGTTCGTCGCGACCACCCCGCTGAAGCCGGTGACAGGGCTCGAGACCACGAACACGAGTCCGGCCGGCGGCGACGCCGTGGGGCCGGAGAGGACGTTCTGCGCCGTGGCGGAAGACGGTGCGAAGGCTCCGGTCCGATCGGCCAGCTGGTGCGCGTACCCGTTCAGCTTCTGGTCGAGCTGGTCCTCCATGGTCTTGCCCAGCGTGGCGCTGGTGATGACGGCGACGATGATGAGGATCAGCGACACGAACCCGATCACGGCGGTCATCAGCCGTGTCTGCAGGCTCATCGGCCGTCTCATCATCGTCGCTGAGCTCACTGCGGAGCCTTGATCATGTAGCCGACGCCGCGGACGGTGTGCAGCAGCGGCGTGCGACCGGCATCGATCTTCTTGCGCAGGTACGAGATGTACAGCTCGACGACGGAGGACTTGCCGCCGAAGTCGTAGCTCCAGACCCGGTCGAGGATCTGGGCCTTCGACAGCACCCGTCGCTCGTTGCGCATGAGGTAGCGGAGCAGCTCGAACTCGGTCGCGGTGAGCTCGATCTCGGTGCCGTCGCGCACGACCTCGTGGCTGTCCTCGTTGAGCGTGAGGTCGGCGACGCGGAGGATCGACTGTCCGTCGTCGGTGGTCGCGTGCCCGGTGCGGCGGATGATCGCGCGCAGCCGGGCGATGACCTCCTCCAGGCTGAACGGCTTGGTGACGTAGTCGTCACCGCCGGCGGTGAGGCCGGCGACGCGATCGCCCACGGCATCCTTGGCGGTGAGGAACAGCACCGGGACGAGGTTCCCCGACTCGCGCAGCCGCTTCAACACGGACATGCCGTCGAGGTCGGGCATCATGATGTCGAGCACGAGCGCGTCGGGTTCGAACTCCCGCGCGACCTGGAGCGCCTCCATGCCGGACGAGGCCGTGCGCACCTCCCAGCCCTCCATGCGCAGGGCCATCGCGAGCAGGTCGGTCAGCATCTGCTCGTCGTCGACGGCGAGGATGCGCAGGGGGGTGCCGTCGGGGCGGCGCAGTTCGGGCAGGTCGCTGGTCATACCCCTATTCTGCGGAATCTCCTATGTGATTTCTATGGAGATCGCTATGTGTTGTCTGGGAGGCGTGGCGCGTGGTCATGCCAGCCGCTCGTCGGGGAGGGCGAGGAAGTCGATGCCGGCCTGCAGAGCGAGCCGGTCCGACAGTTCGCCGATCTCGCCGGGAAGGTGCCCCGCGGCGCGGACGCTCAGGCGACGCGGCCCGGTCAGCGCGTGGTACACGGCGAACTGGCCCCGGGGGTCGACGGCCGGATCCTGCACCGCCGCGGTCACGTGCACGGGAATCCGCAGCCTCCGTGCCGCGATCGCCGCGTCGAAGTAGTCGAGCACCGGCCGGTCCTCCGGGTGCCGCTGCAGATGCTGACGCACGGCCTCCCCGCTCCCGGTGCATTTCCGTGTGAGCCGCACATCGTGGTCACCGAAGCTCGGCACGTCCAGCACGGCGCGCCGGAAGCGGGCGTCCCAGGGCAGGGCCATCGCGCCGATGCCGCCGCCGAAGCTGCCGCCGCTGAAGTCGAGGGCCCCGGCCGCCGCGGGCACCATCTCGAGCAGGACGGTGGCGGCGCGCCAGATGTCCGCCGCACTGAAGCGGTGCGAGTACGTGTCGCGGTGGGCGATCCCGGCCAGGACGTGCTCGTCGGGGAGGGCGGGGAAGCGGCTCGCGGTGCCGGCGTGCGTCCCGGGTGCGACCGGGAAGATCGCGGCCGTGTCGTCGGGCGCCCGGTCGAGGTCGGGTGCCGTGCGGCCCCCGTAGCCGTGTCCGACGACGAGCCCGCGAGGTGCACTCCCGAGCGTGTGCGGCAGCACCACGTAGGCCGCAGCGGCCTCACCGGCCGAGGAGTGGAAGCGGATCTCCGAGACGCGGTGCGTCGCGGTCGGTGCGAGATCTCGGGTGAGCTCCCACGAGACGGGACCCGTGCCGAACTCCTCGAAGGTCGCGCGCCAGAAGTCGTCGAAGTCGTCCGGCTCGACGGGCGACGCGGGCGGGGTCAGCAGCGCGCTGAGTGAGTACTCGGTCAACTCGACGGGAGGATCCTGGGGCACCGCACGTGTCCTTTCGGGTGGTTCTGCCTGCTCGACGTTACCGGCGTGGCACGACGAGGCGGCGTCATGGCCTGCGAGGCCGACGCATTGACATGATCGCATACGGATTGCAGTATGTGCATCATGGATTCAATGCCTGGCGATGGAGCCGAAGACAATCCTCTGCTGTGGAGCCGACGCTCCGTCCTGCGAGCGCTCGTGATCGCGGGAGTGCTTCCCCCGGTGCTCGGGTCGTCGTACGGAGCCGCTCCCGCAGCGGCGACGGAGCTCACGACGACGGGCGGCGTGTACGCCGACGCCCTCCGGCGCCTCGACAAACCGAATCTCGCGTTCACGCAGGTCGCGCAGCTGGTCGGACAGAACCACCGGATGACGTTCTCCCAGGCCACGTGGGACGGCGGGGCCACGATCGTGCGCGACCTCGAGGTCGCGCACAACGGCGGGTGGCTGCAGGTCACCGACCCGGCGCACCGCTTCGACGAGCAGTGGCTCGTGCTGGAGGGGACGCTGCCGTCGGGGAGTGCTCCCGAGCTGTACGGACCCCTGGCGCCGAGCTGGCTCGGCTTCACCTCCTACCAGGTGCTCGGCTCGCAGGCCATCGAGCTGACCACGAGCACGGACGACGTCGACCTGGTCGTCCGCTGGCGGCTCGAGGGCGCCCATCCCGAGGCGCACTACGTGCTGACGGCCAAGACCGCCGGTGACTACATCGTCGGATACCAGAGCCAGGATGCGAAGTCCCTCGACGACCTCGACGAGGTGCTGTGCGGGTCGTATCAGCACGCGCTCTCGGTGCTCGACGGATCCGCGCCCCTGGGCGCATGGGAGCTCTTCGCGCCGATGGCGCTGACCCAGTACGCCGTGGGCGATGTGGCCGTCACCTCGGGCGTGTACCTGCCCGCCGAGGTGGCCGAGTTCGTGCACGAGCGGCAGCTGATGGCCGACCGACAGCCTTACGGGATGAGTCTGCGCAACGACAGCCTCGACATCGTGCCCAGCATGTACGCGCCGCAGCCCGGGCTGCGCACGGCCATGGCCGTCGGCGAGCAGCGCGGATTCGCGTTCGGCCTCGCGGCCCGCCCGGACACCCTGTACAGCACGTATGCGCAGCTGTGCCGGAACGAGTACGGGCTGACCGCCTACCGCAGCAACGTGTACGACCGGTCGCTCACCGACGCCGTGCACGCGATGGCGGCGCTGATCGCGGTGGAACCCGACGGAGACGACTCGACCGACTACATCCCCTCGTACTCCGGCTGGTGGAATCGCGCCAAGGGGTTCGTCGACGTGGAGAACGAGGATGCCGTGCGCGCGGCGGCCAGCGGCGTCGTCCTCTCGGCGCACTATCTCACCGGCACTGCAGACGGCACTCTGTACGACCGCCGTGCGCGGCCGCTTGTCGAGTACCAGCTCTCCCGGAAGGGCATCGGGCACACACCGATGATCGGGAGCCCGGTCTACAACGACACGAGCCAGTACCGCATCGGCAGGATCCCCACGGATGCCGTGAATCTGGCGTCGCTCTACCAGCTCACGCACGGCCGCAACGCCGGCATCCAGCGGCTCGCGGTGAAGGCGACCAAGGCCGGCGTCGTCGGGCAGAGCAGGGCGCCGTTCTCGAACGCCCTCGCGACGTACCGGGTCACCGGGGATCCGGCGTACCTGGCGGAGGCGACGCTCATCGCCCGCCGCTACTCGCAGGAGCAGATCCTGAAGCCGTACCGCAGCAACGGTCAGCCGCCCGGCGGGTTCGCGTACAGCTTCTCGAAGTACTGGGTCGACCTGCTCGAGATGTTCGAGGCGACGGGTGAGGCCGAGTTCCTCGACGGTGCGTATCGGGAGGTCCAGCGCTTCATCACGCAGACGGCGGTCCGCCCGGTTCCGGGTGGCACGGTCACGGTGCCGGCCGGCCACGTGATCAAGCAGCAGTACGACTGGGAGTCGCGTTCGTCGCTGCCGTCGTATCCGACCACGAACGTGCCGACCGAGACCGTCCCGGCCTGGTACGTGTCTCCCTCGGGTCTCACGTTCGAGGCGCTGTCGTCGTTCAAGCTCGGCGTCAGCACGCTGACCAACCCGGGCGGGGGCTATGTGTTCAACCCGTGCTGGGCGGGTGCCCTGCTGCGACTGGCGCATCACACCGGCGACGAGCTGCTGGCCGACATCGCCCACAACATGGTGATCGGCCGGTTCACGACCTATCCCGGCTACTACGGCCGACAGTTCCAGGTAGCGCACATGAAGCCCGACTTCGCGACGAGCGGTCCGGTGGGCATCACCGGGTACTACTTCCATCACGCCCCCGCGCAGCTCGGCCTCGCGATGGACTACCTGCTCAGTGAGAGCTTCTACCGCAGCGGCGGGGCGATCGAGTTCCCGCACGTGTTCGAGGCCGACTTCGCCTACTTCAAGTTCTTCGCCTACGGCCACGCCCCGGGGACCTTCTTCGGCGAGGACGGCGTCTGGCCGTATCTCCCTGCGGGGCTGATCTCGGTCTCCAATCCGCTTGTCAACTGGATCGGCGGCGTCGGCAACGATGCTCTCTACGTCAGTCTCACCAACTCCGCCGGTGCGGCGCAGCAGGTGATCGTCGACCTCGCCACCGAGCTCACGGGTATTCCCCGAGGTTTCTCGGGTGCC is a genomic window of Microbacterium maritypicum containing:
- a CDS encoding response regulator transcription factor, producing the protein MTSDLPELRRPDGTPLRILAVDDEQMLTDLLAMALRMEGWEVRTASSGMEALQVAREFEPDALVLDIMMPDLDGMSVLKRLRESGNLVPVLFLTAKDAVGDRVAGLTAGGDDYVTKPFSLEEVIARLRAIIRRTGHATTDDGQSILRVADLTLNEDSHEVVRDGTEIELTATEFELLRYLMRNERRVLSKAQILDRVWSYDFGGKSSVVELYISYLRKKIDAGRTPLLHTVRGVGYMIKAPQ
- a CDS encoding sensor histidine kinase; the protein is MSLQTRLMTAVIGFVSLILIIVAVITSATLGKTMEDQLDQKLNGYAHQLADRTGAFAPSSATAQNVLSGPTASPPAGLVFVVSSPVTGFSGVVATNSSGEELTGSLESLSSTQLAEIALALKGTSVATVSLSDLGSYRIMALPATNGVVVITGLPRDEIQSQLTQLLTVIALATIGGLILLALTTAITIRVSLRPLRAVAVTATRVANQQLDRGEVTITERVPASEADPRTETGLVGASLNKLLDHVNTSLASRQKNEERMRRFVADASHELRTPLASIRGYSELSLRALHQRPAAEQGPEVIEGTTSSLERIQAQSLRMTRLVEDLLLLARLDEGQELVYGTVDLTQLALEGLSDARPTATDHHWSIEVPDEPVTVVGDAGRMHQVVANLLANARTHTPAGTRITLSVAREDADAVLRVHDDGPGIDPAIREELFARFARGDSSRARQTGGTGLGLAIVKAIVEGHHGTISVASEPGDTTFTVRIPVNPAAAAAEDDASEA
- a CDS encoding acetylxylan esterase; its protein translation is MPQDPPVELTEYSLSALLTPPASPVEPDDFDDFWRATFEEFGTGPVSWELTRDLAPTATHRVSEIRFHSSAGEAAAAYVVLPHTLGSAPRGLVVGHGYGGRTAPDLDRAPDDTAAIFPVAPGTHAGTASRFPALPDEHVLAGIAHRDTYSHRFSAADIWRAATVLLEMVPAAAGALDFSGGSFGGGIGAMALPWDARFRRAVLDVPSFGDHDVRLTRKCTGSGEAVRQHLQRHPEDRPVLDYFDAAIAARRLRIPVHVTAAVQDPAVDPRGQFAVYHALTGPRRLSVRAAGHLPGEIGELSDRLALQAGIDFLALPDERLA
- the glmU gene encoding bifunctional UDP-N-acetylglucosamine diphosphorylase/glucosamine-1-phosphate N-acetyltransferase GlmU; amino-acid sequence: MTGNNLAIIVLAAGQGTRMKSRLPKVLHPIGGRPLVGHVLTTAGRLQAAHVEVVVRHERDQVVAALTKDYPDAVFVDQDDVPGTGRAVQVAVDALPEDFDGDVLVLSGDCPLADADTLSAFVAEHRASGAPATLMTALLDDPTGYGRVVRDADGGVDRIVEQKDASAEEAAVREINAGMYVFRAETLRTYLPRVGVDNAQGEMYLTDVPGMLRRDGDRVAASVVSDISVTFGVNDRAQLAEVGRLLNQRIVRRWQLEGVTVIDPATTWIDDDAKLSPDVTLLPNTHILGATVIASGAVIGPDTTLVDCEVGEDATVRRTDATLAVIGAEATVGPFSFLRAGTVLGAKGKIGAYVETKNAEIGEGSKVPHLSYVGDATIGRGVNLGASTITANYDDVNKHRTEIGDEVHTGSHTVLVAPVRLGAGAKTGAGAVVRKDVPAGALAMTVAPQRNIEGWVAKNRAGTGAADAASRENSAE
- a CDS encoding FAD:protein FMN transferase, whose translation is MASWRFEAIGTRWEIETTDPLADPARAAVDAEIERFDREWSRFRDDSAVTRLGREGGSFASPDAAPMLDAYRELSAATGGAVNPLVAASLEALGYDAGYSLVGGGAVRAPDAWQAQVSWTTAGVAASAPALLDVGALGKGRLVDLVMDLLGDVPGDVVVDAGGDIRVRGAGVRIGLEHPYDATKAIGVVEVRDRALCASAVNRRAWGNGLHHVLDARTGLPVRTWAATWALAPDAMTADAVSTALFFDGGPELAGAWGVEWVRMSTDGRVQHSPGCPAELFIAGANTRPAAPN
- a CDS encoding ribose-phosphate diphosphokinase; amino-acid sequence: MARKKKTVDLDRDNGVAPGIIAKTKKRLVVAGGRSHPELTAAVAEALGTEIAPVEHRTFASGEIYARFEVSIRGVDLFLIQTFGEPVNEWLMETLIMIDAAKRASAKRITVVAPYYPYSRQDKKGRGREPISARLVADLLKTAGADRVMSVDLHAAQIQGFFDGPVDHLFAKPVLLDYFERTLSPADREILTVVSPDMGRVRVADTWSDSLGAPLAIIHKRRDPKVANQVSVHEIVGTVEGRTCLLVDDMIDTGGTIVKAAQALKAAGAHRVIVAATHAIFSDPASDRLQDSSIDEVVITDTIPLTESRRWDNLTILPIAPLLARAIHEVFEDGSVTSMFGGDA
- a CDS encoding FMN-binding protein translates to MIRTTVPTSVRKGSAILGIAGLFVLAGCSGTADAGDTPNDTGSTPDAGSSESSGGDATATYADGTYTADGSYQTPETVEQISVTLTLADGVVTDVEVTGDPQAPETEQYQGQFIDGIADEVEGKSIDELNVSRVAGSSLTSGGFNDAVESIKEQAAS
- a CDS encoding FAD-dependent oxidoreductase, which gives rise to MITSFAAARQRVLAVLGSLSMYRLVLFALIALAVIAFVLSLLGVIVSPTPLEMLASFLVLAIVISAVDAAAQRILRLPWRIESSLVTALILLFVLRPGVELGALLGLALAGAVASVSKYLIAWRGRHIFNPAAFGAAVVSILGAFGAFEWLGTSSSWWVGTPVLTIPVLLLGLAVLWRTEKVRVVLVFVLVAVATSVVRQAVQAVQFDIGFDVLTALQFAVLQSPFLFLGAFMLSEPLTLPPRRRQQLVVAVVVGLLAGWPISVAGLFTLGQERALLIGNLVAFAFALRGSVRLVLERREFITPTAQELTFRAKGRVRFLPGQYLELDVPHHRPDARGTRREFSIVSAPADLPTLRIAYKNGDQKHPSSYKRALAAAEPGATFAVTGTWGDFILPRSDHPVLMVAAGIGVTPFVSQLRQLQAVGQQRDVVLVYVASEASELAFRDELAATGVRTVVFTRDEPLDLPAHWTWAQGARLDAETLERTVPDLGTRHAFISGPPRLIADLAPALQKARALTTDAFAGY
- a CDS encoding endonuclease domain-containing protein, with protein sequence MTDLHGGVVRGTLLQKYGIDRRMRADAVHAGALIRVRTGVFAGPNADTTVVEAAAHGGALTCAHALRLYGVWALDPGGPVHVWLGAKGRTHHETCECVAHFDAGHAGVGLAPLEEVLIHVYRCGGDEAFFAAVESALVQQKITGAALRRIRRRLPARAHWLIDLARSDADSGLESLLRLRLHLHGISLDCQVTIPSVGRVDFVLDGSLILEADGKGNHDGPAHRHRDLVRDAAASALGYETLRFDYAQIVHAWPSVETAVLAAIVRLRARH